Proteins from a genomic interval of Caulobacter rhizosphaerae:
- a CDS encoding TonB-dependent receptor plug domain-containing protein has product MIAGVIAVGAPTLATAQDTAATPAAATPEGTEVDELVVTGSRIRRNEFNSISPVQVITSEGSTLAGLVSGSEILQGASVSAGSTQINSQFTGFVVNGGGGVNTVSLRGLGDQRTLVLLNGRRLPPAGTQGAVAAVDLNILPDAIVERYEILKDGASSIYGSDAVAGVVNVITRNKLDGGRLEASGNFGGGGDGGNEYTFSGAYGRVLDKGRFQISGQYYEQKALKYGDRKDLMCQEQYSFDPTTGARNDWIDVDTGTYKCTGPSGALFNYIPVYSSSGAFYGSRARISTDGPAYPANPPIVAASNADPRLPGYRFAPLNDRDTINALERNADFISPTKRYTLYADGQYDLNFGELYGEFLGHQRKSQQTNLQQLFPIIAPEAPCDVNPFNCPGASFANTAQTIPGTGLYAPQALALTPYKYTQDVTVFRGVVGLRGKFGENLGYFNGWTWDGYASFSKNRGKYSLTGINSQKFLDGIGGDWAESDFTPIVGRHINLFSDEVLRTGNLTADDYAYLKLTDKGVTDYEQTIAEFTVSGDLFKLPAGPVSGAFGVSYRHDKLDDKPGTDLTTQNFYNLATASRTKGSDTVKEAYGELEAPILKALPAIESLTVNLSGRVSDYDSYGTNYTYKAGLNWQITPAYRLRSSYGTSFRAPALFELNLGDQGGYLSQASVDPCIRYAPPEGGGVSNPTIAKNCAAQGIPGDYGGNNPSAFIVTGGGKDLKPEKSKAFSAGFIWTPDFADINIAIDYYEIEVNDQVTSNGAAVIGQCYAAADFPTNPFCSLFTRDLDPDSSTYLGITDIDGSFRNIVSQTSRGIDLTARYNRDIGPGKLTLDAQFSYTLEDSQELFPGSTDDFNGVIGEPKVVGNTQLRYRWNDFTIAWSTQFVGHQSNYDYQFGTNLSPPSNYTTPQGSAFVAKNHAEAMWYHGLSVRYEADKWEGIVGVTNLFNEAPPKVSPALQDRGNFTYGRVGSYAFATQYDYIGRQVFVNLTHRF; this is encoded by the coding sequence ATGATCGCGGGTGTGATCGCGGTGGGTGCGCCGACCCTCGCGACGGCTCAAGACACAGCCGCCACGCCGGCCGCCGCGACGCCGGAAGGGACGGAAGTAGATGAACTGGTGGTCACCGGTTCGCGGATCCGTCGCAATGAATTCAACAGCATCTCTCCGGTCCAGGTGATCACCTCGGAGGGATCGACCCTGGCCGGCCTGGTCAGCGGCAGCGAAATCCTGCAGGGCGCGTCGGTCTCGGCTGGTTCGACCCAGATCAACAGCCAGTTCACCGGCTTCGTCGTCAACGGCGGCGGCGGCGTGAACACGGTCTCGCTGCGGGGCCTGGGCGATCAGCGCACGCTGGTGCTGCTGAACGGCCGGCGCCTGCCGCCCGCGGGCACCCAGGGCGCGGTCGCGGCCGTCGACCTGAACATCCTGCCCGACGCCATCGTCGAACGGTACGAGATCCTGAAGGACGGTGCCTCGTCGATCTACGGCTCGGACGCCGTGGCCGGCGTCGTCAACGTCATCACGCGCAACAAGCTGGACGGCGGTCGCCTGGAGGCGTCCGGCAACTTCGGCGGCGGCGGCGACGGCGGCAACGAATACACCTTCAGCGGCGCCTACGGTAGGGTGCTCGACAAGGGGCGGTTCCAGATCAGCGGCCAGTACTATGAGCAAAAGGCGCTCAAGTACGGCGACCGCAAGGACCTGATGTGCCAGGAGCAATATAGCTTCGACCCCACCACCGGCGCGCGCAACGACTGGATCGACGTCGACACCGGCACCTACAAGTGCACGGGCCCGTCGGGCGCGCTGTTCAACTACATCCCCGTCTATTCCTCGAGCGGAGCCTTCTATGGCAGCCGCGCCAGGATCTCGACGGACGGCCCGGCCTATCCGGCCAACCCGCCGATCGTGGCCGCCTCCAACGCCGATCCCCGCCTGCCGGGCTATCGTTTCGCGCCGCTGAACGACCGCGACACGATCAACGCCCTGGAACGGAACGCCGACTTCATCTCGCCGACCAAGCGCTACACCCTCTATGCCGACGGCCAGTACGACCTGAACTTCGGCGAGCTGTACGGCGAGTTCCTGGGCCACCAGCGCAAGTCGCAGCAGACCAACCTCCAGCAGCTGTTCCCGATCATCGCGCCGGAAGCCCCGTGCGACGTGAACCCGTTCAACTGCCCGGGCGCTTCGTTCGCGAACACCGCCCAGACCATCCCTGGCACGGGCCTCTACGCGCCTCAGGCCCTGGCCCTGACGCCGTACAAGTACACCCAGGACGTCACCGTGTTCCGGGGAGTCGTCGGACTGCGCGGCAAGTTCGGCGAGAACCTGGGCTACTTCAACGGCTGGACCTGGGACGGCTACGCCAGCTTCTCCAAGAACCGCGGCAAGTACAGCCTCACCGGCATCAACAGCCAGAAGTTCCTGGACGGCATCGGCGGCGATTGGGCCGAGAGCGACTTCACGCCGATCGTCGGCCGCCACATCAACCTGTTCTCGGACGAGGTTCTGCGGACCGGCAACCTGACGGCGGACGACTACGCCTATCTGAAACTGACGGACAAGGGCGTCACCGACTACGAGCAGACCATCGCCGAATTCACCGTGTCCGGCGACCTGTTCAAGCTGCCGGCCGGCCCGGTGTCGGGGGCGTTCGGCGTGTCGTATCGTCATGACAAGCTGGACGACAAGCCCGGCACGGACCTGACCACCCAGAACTTCTACAACCTGGCCACCGCCAGCCGCACCAAGGGCAGCGACACGGTCAAGGAAGCGTACGGAGAACTGGAAGCGCCGATCCTGAAGGCGCTGCCGGCCATCGAATCCCTGACGGTCAACCTGTCGGGACGTGTGTCGGATTACGACTCGTATGGCACGAACTACACCTACAAGGCGGGCCTGAACTGGCAGATCACCCCGGCCTACCGGCTGCGCAGCAGCTACGGCACCTCGTTCCGCGCCCCGGCGCTGTTCGAGCTGAACCTGGGCGACCAGGGCGGCTATCTGAGCCAGGCTTCGGTGGATCCCTGCATCCGCTACGCTCCGCCGGAAGGCGGCGGCGTGTCGAACCCGACGATTGCCAAGAACTGCGCGGCCCAGGGCATCCCGGGCGACTACGGCGGCAACAACCCGTCGGCGTTCATCGTCACCGGCGGCGGCAAGGACCTGAAGCCGGAGAAGTCGAAGGCGTTCAGCGCGGGCTTCATCTGGACCCCGGATTTCGCCGACATCAACATCGCGATCGATTACTACGAGATCGAGGTCAATGATCAGGTCACCAGCAACGGCGCGGCCGTCATCGGTCAGTGCTACGCGGCGGCCGACTTCCCGACCAATCCGTTCTGCAGCCTGTTCACGCGCGACCTCGACCCGGATTCGTCGACCTATCTCGGCATCACCGACATCGACGGCTCGTTCCGCAACATCGTCAGCCAGACGAGCCGCGGCATCGACCTGACGGCGCGCTACAATCGCGATATCGGCCCGGGCAAGCTGACCCTGGACGCCCAGTTCAGCTACACCCTGGAGGACTCTCAAGAGCTGTTCCCGGGCTCGACGGACGACTTCAACGGCGTGATCGGCGAGCCGAAGGTGGTCGGCAACACCCAGCTTCGCTATCGCTGGAACGACTTCACGATCGCCTGGTCGACCCAGTTCGTCGGCCACCAGTCGAACTACGACTACCAGTTCGGCACCAATCTCTCGCCGCCGTCGAACTACACCACCCCGCAGGGTTCGGCCTTCGTCGCCAAGAACCATGCCGAGGCGATGTGGTACCACGGCCTGTCGGTCCGCTATGAAGCCGACAAGTGGGAAGGCATCGTGGGCGTGACCAACCTCTTCAACGAGGCTCCGCCCAAGGTGTCGCCGGCCCTGCAGGACCGCGGCAACTTCACCTACGGCCGCGTCGGCAGCTACGCCTTCGCGACCCAGTACGACTACATCGGCCGTCAGGTGTTCGTGAACCTGACCCACCGGTTCTAG
- a CDS encoding response regulator, which yields MKTLAALKVLVVEDEALVSMLVEDMLSDLGCVVVGPAAELDEALRLAGEADIDAALLDVNLGGRPIFPVADALKARGVPFAFASGYGEAGLSEGHKGATVLQKPFREADLRKVLEGLAAQSV from the coding sequence ATGAAGACCCTTGCCGCCCTTAAGGTCTTGGTCGTCGAAGACGAGGCGCTGGTCTCCATGTTGGTGGAGGACATGCTCAGCGACCTCGGCTGCGTGGTCGTCGGTCCCGCGGCCGAGCTGGACGAGGCGCTGCGCCTGGCCGGCGAGGCCGACATCGACGCGGCCCTGCTGGACGTCAACCTGGGCGGCCGCCCGATCTTCCCGGTCGCCGACGCCCTGAAGGCGCGCGGCGTGCCGTTCGCCTTCGCCAGCGGCTATGGCGAGGCCGGCCTGTCGGAAGGCCACAAGGGCGCGACCGTGCTGCAGAAGCCGTTCCGCGAAGCCGACCTGCGCAAGGTCCTGGAGGGCCTGGCGGCGCAGAGCGTCTGA